A single genomic interval of Rubripirellula reticaptiva harbors:
- the fusA gene encoding elongation factor G → MATDISKLRNIGIIAHIDAGKTTVTERMLFLSGAKHRVGRVDHGTTDTDDDPEEQERGITIFSACVKYRWQEYNINLLDTPGHVDFTAEVERCLRVLDGAVTVFSAREGVEAQSETVWRQADRYEVPRIVFINKMDREGANFESVLNDIQPRLGGNPVAIELPVGQGPPHVSDPFRGVIDLIDMKMLEFDPETDGKQIKETEVPAELRDDALLWREQMLDAVYDLSEEAANLALEDKEVPRDLIIAALRDGVIQRKIQVVLCGSALHGMGIQPLMTAVGNFLPSPLDRPPVEGVDPKNHDKVLIRKPDAKEPFCGLVFKILPAKTGDNYWIRVYSGELSQNSRVQCPNRDKKENIAQIWQIHATKKDRDGQVEVVSAGDIACVIGPRFAITGDTVCDSQNAIELPSIKFAETVISMAIEPESTSDKKKLEETLDMIRRQDPTFRAVENEESGQTLISGMGELHLEVIQHRLTRDFGLNVKFYKPRVNYRETIGGSADVVGICNRQMGGTQMFARMSIKVSPLEDTAAPVQVFDRLPPDAPLANNVRQAAMDEIRERAAGGGLLAGFPLSGVRIEVYAVETAEEGSDEIAFRIAAGDAFDKGLEKAGPVLLEPVMRVEVTTPDEYMGELVGDLQQRRAIIALTETRGQMTVITAHAPLKEMFGYSGAVRSLSQGRAGSSMEPLNYQPAPKADADAFLM, encoded by the coding sequence ATGGCCACCGACATATCCAAGCTCCGTAACATCGGCATCATCGCGCACATCGATGCCGGTAAAACCACCGTCACCGAGCGGATGCTGTTTCTAAGCGGAGCCAAACACCGGGTCGGTCGCGTCGACCACGGCACGACGGATACCGACGATGATCCGGAAGAACAGGAACGTGGCATCACAATCTTTTCAGCGTGTGTGAAGTACCGCTGGCAAGAATACAACATCAACTTGCTGGACACGCCTGGCCACGTTGACTTTACCGCTGAAGTCGAGCGATGTCTGCGAGTGCTCGACGGCGCGGTTACCGTCTTTTCGGCTCGCGAGGGTGTCGAGGCACAAAGCGAAACGGTTTGGCGACAAGCCGATCGTTACGAAGTTCCGCGGATCGTGTTCATCAACAAAATGGACCGCGAAGGCGCCAATTTCGAATCCGTCCTCAACGATATCCAGCCGCGTCTGGGCGGCAACCCGGTCGCGATCGAATTGCCGGTCGGCCAAGGTCCGCCGCACGTGTCGGATCCTTTCCGCGGCGTGATCGACTTGATCGACATGAAGATGCTGGAATTCGATCCCGAAACCGATGGCAAGCAGATCAAAGAAACCGAGGTTCCCGCCGAACTTCGCGACGATGCACTGCTGTGGCGTGAACAGATGCTTGACGCTGTCTATGACCTCAGCGAAGAAGCAGCCAACTTGGCGCTCGAAGACAAAGAAGTCCCTCGCGACCTGATCATCGCCGCACTTCGCGACGGCGTTATCCAGCGCAAGATCCAGGTCGTCTTGTGCGGATCGGCGCTGCACGGAATGGGCATCCAGCCGTTGATGACGGCCGTTGGCAATTTCCTACCCAGCCCGCTGGACCGGCCACCGGTCGAAGGCGTTGATCCCAAGAACCATGACAAAGTCCTCATTCGCAAACCAGATGCGAAAGAACCGTTCTGCGGATTGGTCTTCAAAATTTTGCCCGCCAAGACCGGCGACAATTATTGGATCCGCGTTTACAGCGGCGAACTATCCCAGAACTCTCGCGTGCAGTGCCCCAATCGCGACAAAAAAGAAAACATCGCCCAGATCTGGCAGATCCACGCCACCAAGAAAGATCGCGACGGCCAAGTCGAAGTCGTTTCGGCGGGCGACATCGCGTGCGTGATCGGGCCCCGTTTCGCGATCACGGGCGACACGGTCTGTGACAGTCAGAATGCCATCGAATTGCCAAGCATCAAGTTTGCCGAAACCGTGATCTCGATGGCGATCGAACCCGAGAGCACATCCGACAAAAAGAAGCTCGAAGAAACGCTCGACATGATCCGTCGCCAAGACCCAACCTTCCGCGCGGTGGAGAACGAAGAATCGGGACAAACCTTGATCAGCGGCATGGGCGAACTGCACCTCGAAGTGATCCAGCACCGTTTGACTCGCGACTTTGGGCTGAACGTCAAGTTCTATAAGCCGCGTGTGAATTACCGCGAAACGATCGGCGGCAGTGCGGACGTTGTCGGAATCTGCAATCGGCAAATGGGTGGTACTCAAATGTTTGCTCGCATGAGCATCAAGGTTTCGCCGCTCGAAGACACGGCGGCTCCGGTGCAAGTGTTTGATCGACTGCCGCCCGACGCACCGCTTGCCAACAATGTACGCCAAGCGGCAATGGACGAAATTCGCGAACGGGCCGCTGGTGGTGGTTTGTTAGCAGGGTTCCCATTGTCGGGTGTCCGGATCGAAGTCTACGCAGTCGAAACCGCCGAAGAAGGCTCGGACGAAATTGCTTTCCGCATCGCCGCCGGCGACGCATTCGACAAAGGACTCGAAAAGGCAGGGCCAGTCCTACTGGAACCAGTGATGCGTGTGGAAGTGACAACGCCCGACGAATACATGGGCGAATTGGTAGGTGACCTGCAACAGCGCCGGGCCATCATCGCGCTAACCGAAACGCGAGGTCAGATGACAGTCATCACCGCTCACGCGCCCCTGAAGGAAATGTTCGGCTACAGCGGCGCCGTTCGCAGTCTGAGCCAAGGCCGCGCCGGCAGCAGCATGGAACCACTGAATTATCAACCGGCCCCCAAGGCGGATGCAGACGCGTTCCTGATGTAA
- a CDS encoding RNA 2'-phosphotransferase — protein sequence MNKRLTKISKYLAFILRHEPQSIGLKLDAEGYLNVDELVGKSNATGKSITREQVQQVVAGHEPPIFALSEDGSRIRAV from the coding sequence ATGAATAAACGACTCACAAAAATTAGCAAGTATTTGGCGTTCATTTTGCGTCATGAACCTCAATCGATTGGATTGAAACTGGATGCCGAAGGCTATTTGAACGTTGACGAATTGGTGGGGAAGTCCAACGCCACCGGAAAATCGATCACTCGCGAACAGGTTCAACAGGTCGTTGCCGGCCATGAGCCGCCGATTTTTGCGCTCAGCGAAGACGGTTCCCGCATCCGTGCTGTTTGA
- a CDS encoding GxxExxY protein, which produces MLKQEGYDLMGAAFEVYNELGYGMAEDVYQSALEFELGLRKFGFVAQTELDIYFKGHLLNAKYRPDLLVFGEIVVELKAMNELCSDHEAQLFNYMRIARKRVGYLINFGKKGEPEWKRFVIDDLHVPKNR; this is translated from the coding sequence ATGTTAAAGCAAGAAGGATACGATCTGATGGGGGCCGCTTTCGAGGTCTATAACGAGCTTGGCTACGGTATGGCTGAAGATGTTTACCAATCGGCACTGGAGTTTGAACTGGGGCTTCGAAAATTTGGATTTGTTGCACAGACGGAACTCGACATCTACTTTAAGGGACATCTTCTCAATGCAAAGTACCGACCTGATCTGCTGGTATTTGGTGAAATTGTGGTCGAGTTGAAAGCTATGAATGAGTTGTGCTCGGATCATGAAGCCCAACTGTTCAATTACATGCGAATCGCCCGCAAGCGGGTTGGCTATCTCATCAACTTTGGAAAGAAGGGTGAACCGGAATGGAAACGCTTTGTTATTGACGATCTTCACGTCCCCAAGAATCGTTAA
- a CDS encoding redoxin domain-containing protein, with protein sequence MNRMLGSLGLLLLAFSTGLASEPNPSYPSNVPPFTLPSVTGEAVTYSVSDRADITVLCFLGTECPLARLYGPRLQALADRFDTDGVRFIGINSNVQDSMEELKQYAIDHSLTFPITKDYERSVALSAGATRTPEVVVVDRVGAVRYRGRIDDQYEPGIARSEATQHDLADAIAALVAGKPVANPVTTPVGCLIALPRITNQASLSNPLPKSAMQKSELPIDAPVTYCGQIASLLQRHCVECHREGEIGPFALDDFDEVVGWADMSIEVIDNHRMPPWHAADGHAEIANARLMPESDKQQLRDWVDAGMPYGDAKELPEPIKYVDGWQLPKQPDLELAMSTTPFEIPADETVEYQYYVVDPGFETDRWVKAAEVVPGNRAAVHHSIAFIRPPDGGDFRSIGLLSAYVPGQRRSELPDGYAQRIPAGSRIVFQMHYTPTGKPETDITRIGLVFTDESEVTHEVVTLGGIQQQFEIPPGDASYQVDGDIGYFPRDGILLSIMPHMHLRGKSFEFTTVRDGKKETLLEVPHYDFNWQHNYALADPVNLADVDDLSFVATFDNSDDNPTNPDPSEYVTWGDQTWQEMAVTFVAVAVPHEREVAKTVAVDVSADADNVKSPQETQRREKAKRFAAEYFARFDKNQDDSIDEDELPHSVRIFAFRSFDENRDQRITKDEIESQAYWRNQ encoded by the coding sequence ATGAATCGAATGCTCGGAAGCCTTGGCTTGTTGCTGCTGGCATTTTCCACCGGATTGGCAAGCGAACCGAACCCGTCGTACCCCAGCAATGTGCCTCCGTTCACGCTGCCCAGTGTCACCGGTGAAGCCGTCACCTACTCGGTCAGCGATCGCGCCGACATCACGGTGTTGTGTTTCTTGGGGACCGAGTGCCCGCTGGCCCGACTGTACGGCCCAAGATTGCAAGCGTTGGCGGACCGGTTCGATACCGATGGCGTTCGCTTCATCGGCATCAACAGTAACGTGCAAGACTCGATGGAAGAACTAAAGCAGTACGCCATCGATCACTCGCTCACTTTCCCTATCACCAAAGATTACGAACGGTCCGTTGCACTTTCCGCGGGCGCAACACGTACTCCCGAAGTCGTCGTGGTTGATCGAGTCGGCGCGGTCCGGTACCGCGGGCGAATCGATGACCAATATGAACCCGGCATCGCCCGATCCGAAGCCACTCAGCATGATCTCGCCGACGCGATCGCCGCGCTGGTGGCCGGCAAGCCTGTCGCCAATCCTGTCACGACGCCCGTCGGATGCCTGATCGCGTTGCCTCGCATAACAAATCAAGCATCGCTGTCGAATCCCTTGCCGAAAAGTGCGATGCAGAAAAGCGAGTTGCCGATCGATGCACCGGTAACGTACTGTGGCCAGATCGCCAGTCTGCTGCAGCGACACTGTGTCGAGTGCCATCGCGAGGGCGAGATCGGCCCATTCGCGCTCGACGACTTTGACGAAGTCGTTGGTTGGGCCGACATGTCGATCGAAGTCATCGACAATCACCGCATGCCTCCCTGGCACGCCGCCGACGGCCACGCGGAAATTGCCAACGCGCGTTTGATGCCCGAATCGGACAAGCAACAACTGCGGGACTGGGTCGATGCCGGCATGCCCTACGGCGACGCCAAAGAATTGCCAGAGCCCATCAAGTACGTGGACGGATGGCAGTTGCCAAAGCAACCAGATTTAGAACTGGCGATGTCCACGACGCCGTTCGAGATTCCGGCGGACGAAACAGTCGAGTACCAGTACTATGTCGTCGACCCGGGATTCGAAACCGACCGCTGGGTCAAGGCTGCCGAAGTGGTTCCGGGCAACCGTGCGGCCGTGCATCATTCGATCGCTTTCATTCGGCCACCCGATGGTGGCGACTTTCGGTCCATCGGATTGTTGTCGGCCTACGTCCCCGGGCAACGCCGCAGCGAACTGCCCGATGGTTATGCCCAGCGAATTCCGGCGGGTTCGCGAATCGTCTTTCAAATGCACTACACGCCGACCGGAAAGCCGGAAACCGATATCACTCGCATCGGTTTGGTCTTTACCGACGAGTCCGAAGTGACTCATGAAGTCGTCACACTCGGCGGGATCCAGCAGCAGTTTGAAATTCCGCCCGGTGATGCCAGCTATCAAGTCGATGGCGACATCGGGTACTTTCCTCGCGATGGCATCCTGTTGTCGATCATGCCTCACATGCACTTGCGAGGCAAATCGTTCGAGTTCACGACCGTCCGCGACGGAAAGAAGGAAACGCTGTTGGAAGTCCCCCACTATGACTTCAATTGGCAGCACAATTACGCGCTCGCCGATCCCGTCAATCTCGCCGATGTCGATGACTTGTCGTTCGTCGCCACGTTCGATAACTCGGACGACAATCCGACCAACCCTGACCCGTCCGAGTACGTGACGTGGGGCGACCAAACGTGGCAAGAAATGGCGGTAACCTTTGTAGCCGTTGCCGTTCCGCATGAACGTGAGGTAGCGAAGACCGTGGCAGTTGATGTCAGTGCGGATGCAGACAATGTCAAGTCGCCTCAGGAAACCCAACGCCGCGAAAAAGCAAAGCGGTTCGCCGCCGAGTACTTCGCTCGCTTTGACAAAAACCAAGACGATTCAATCGACGAAGACGAACTGCCACACAGTGTTCGGATCTTCGCCTTCCGATCCTTCGACGAAAACCGCGACCAACGAATCACCAAAGACGAAATCGAATCGCAAGCCTACTGGCGAAATCAATGA
- a CDS encoding 3-keto-disaccharide hydrolase, with translation MKTMRLPFGRSVTTLVACFVLASPAFAETPASGDTARGFTPIFDGETLDGWNARPHFNPNDFAALSDDERSEKLDQWMGEAKQHWTIENGELVNDGKGPYLTTAKDYGDYELMLEYKTVPGADSGIYLKGTPQVQIWDYTDPAKFKIGSDLGSGGLWNNSEGAAGKNPFVLADAPLGSWNQVRIVQVGARTTVYLNDLLVVDHAIMENYWDRAAPLLKSGPIELQTHGGEIRWRKLAVKELSPEEANAVLQNHHSQAFKSLFNGDDLSGWQGATDNYEVVNNAIVCKKGSGGLLLTEDEYANFIARVEFRLPPGGNNGLAIRSGGEGDAAYAAMTELQVLDSEHPKYAKLDARQYHGSAYGMAAAVRGYLRPTGEWNFQEVTVDGSKIKVELNGNVILDTDLSEAKDFLADKKHPGLTRTSGFFGFAGHNDPVEFRKVSIKRLPETAAK, from the coding sequence ATGAAGACGATGAGACTTCCATTTGGCCGATCGGTCACGACCTTGGTCGCTTGTTTTGTGTTGGCTAGCCCAGCGTTTGCTGAAACTCCCGCATCTGGCGACACAGCTCGCGGGTTTACGCCGATTTTCGACGGTGAAACACTGGACGGGTGGAACGCTCGACCCCACTTCAACCCGAATGACTTTGCGGCTTTGTCAGATGACGAGCGCAGCGAGAAACTTGATCAGTGGATGGGCGAAGCGAAACAGCATTGGACGATCGAAAATGGCGAACTGGTCAACGACGGCAAAGGCCCGTACCTGACCACGGCCAAGGACTACGGCGACTACGAATTGATGCTGGAATACAAGACCGTTCCGGGCGCCGACAGCGGAATCTATTTGAAAGGAACGCCCCAGGTTCAGATTTGGGACTACACCGATCCTGCCAAATTTAAGATTGGATCGGATCTCGGCAGCGGCGGACTTTGGAATAACAGCGAAGGTGCGGCGGGCAAAAACCCGTTTGTCCTGGCCGATGCACCACTAGGCAGTTGGAACCAAGTTCGCATTGTCCAAGTCGGTGCGCGAACGACGGTTTACTTGAATGATCTGTTGGTGGTCGATCACGCGATCATGGAAAACTACTGGGACCGCGCGGCACCGCTGCTGAAGTCGGGGCCGATTGAATTGCAAACTCATGGCGGCGAGATCCGTTGGCGAAAATTGGCGGTCAAAGAACTATCGCCCGAAGAAGCCAACGCTGTTCTTCAAAACCATCACTCGCAAGCGTTCAAGTCGCTGTTCAACGGCGACGACTTGTCGGGATGGCAGGGCGCAACGGACAATTACGAAGTCGTCAACAACGCAATCGTGTGCAAAAAAGGATCGGGCGGGTTGCTGTTGACCGAAGACGAGTACGCCAACTTCATCGCACGCGTCGAGTTCCGCTTGCCGCCAGGCGGCAACAACGGCTTGGCGATCCGGTCGGGCGGCGAAGGCGACGCAGCCTACGCAGCGATGACCGAGTTGCAGGTACTCGATTCCGAGCATCCCAAGTATGCCAAGCTTGACGCTCGCCAGTATCACGGCAGTGCCTACGGGATGGCAGCGGCGGTTCGCGGCTACCTGCGTCCCACTGGCGAGTGGAATTTCCAAGAAGTCACCGTTGACGGGTCGAAAATCAAGGTCGAACTGAACGGCAACGTGATCCTGGACACGGACCTGTCCGAGGCAAAAGACTTTTTGGCTGACAAGAAGCACCCGGGACTGACGCGGACAAGCGGCTTCTTTGGATTTGCAGGGCACAACGATCCGGTTGAGTTCCGCAAGGTGTCGATCAAGCGATTGCCGGAAACTGCGGCAAAATAG
- a CDS encoding efflux RND transporter permease subunit, whose product MFSRLANWIVDHRWIAAVLLVAWTVLMAIGHYDPRLILPEPKFEPALRQTQSESAPLPASVGSNVNPVRVASGDVIVVAHSDDFFTPDGADAIRDAVVAIESLDHVDSVFWMDDAPPLNIFGLPEPILPGRNASATRYADARDRALQHPLVAGQLMSRDGKTLLLMVSIDWLFVTQDSDATDRLRDVAAAAAAKYPGAKMSFAVTGEVPIRVSRAASTRSNERKYQAIGYSIALLIAFILFRGLSSVIIVALAPTMGVFWTLGLLHFIGLDDNPFNSVIVPVLLCMVGFTDGVHMMVQIRRHRAEGMSAGDAAKLSIREVGLACWLTSLTTAIGFGSLALAHHETVREFGYCCVIGVLMTFVSVITVIPLACATPLGRRVHSGYGKNLIDRNLSRISVIIDFVLARSRSVSMIAIATTAILSLVTLQLRPDERLTSNLSAGSEATRALAQIDRDFGGMETAEVSIAWGKSVSAGDPEIGQVADEVNEVLRGEPLIGNPLSIVNLIAALPGEGKTSARMSMLELLPPPLKQAYYRPVDNQATVRFRLQDLGIAAYGEVFERIEVQLAEIQSRHPKLEITLDGGAVWRWKNLYQIVVDLALSLGTASLIIFGVLSVVYRSLRLGLISMVPNLFPLAMTGSLLWLVGMNLEIVSVCAFTVCLGIAVDDTIHFLTRYQEETSSGEDEAAAIRRAFIGVGTALVMTTIVLIVGFATALISDARDHRIFAAMGILTIGSALFADLVFLPAMLVRFAKPKSNNE is encoded by the coding sequence TTGTTTTCTCGTTTAGCTAACTGGATCGTTGACCACCGCTGGATTGCGGCAGTGTTGCTTGTCGCTTGGACCGTGTTGATGGCGATCGGGCACTACGATCCTCGCCTGATCTTGCCAGAGCCGAAATTCGAACCGGCGCTGCGTCAGACGCAATCGGAATCCGCTCCGCTGCCTGCGTCGGTGGGATCCAACGTGAATCCTGTGCGTGTGGCCAGCGGCGATGTGATCGTGGTGGCTCATAGCGACGACTTTTTTACGCCTGACGGAGCGGACGCGATCCGTGATGCGGTCGTGGCAATCGAGTCGCTTGATCATGTGGACAGCGTGTTTTGGATGGACGACGCGCCGCCGCTGAACATCTTTGGCTTGCCAGAACCAATTTTGCCCGGCCGAAACGCGTCGGCAACTCGGTACGCAGACGCACGCGATCGGGCGCTGCAGCATCCCTTGGTGGCCGGTCAGTTGATGTCACGCGACGGGAAGACGTTGTTGTTGATGGTGTCGATCGATTGGCTGTTCGTCACGCAAGACAGCGACGCCACCGATCGGCTGCGCGACGTCGCCGCGGCGGCCGCGGCAAAGTACCCCGGTGCAAAAATGTCGTTCGCGGTGACAGGTGAGGTGCCGATCCGTGTCAGCCGTGCCGCCAGCACTCGGTCGAACGAACGCAAGTATCAAGCGATCGGCTACTCGATCGCGCTGTTGATCGCGTTCATTCTGTTTCGTGGTTTGTCCAGCGTCATCATCGTTGCGTTGGCTCCGACGATGGGCGTATTCTGGACTCTTGGCCTGTTGCACTTCATCGGGCTCGACGACAACCCGTTCAACAGCGTCATTGTGCCGGTGTTGTTGTGCATGGTCGGATTCACCGATGGCGTTCACATGATGGTGCAAATTCGTCGCCACCGTGCCGAAGGAATGTCGGCCGGCGATGCAGCCAAGCTTTCCATTCGCGAAGTCGGCTTAGCGTGCTGGTTGACCTCGCTGACCACCGCGATTGGTTTCGGTTCGTTGGCACTGGCCCATCACGAAACCGTTCGCGAGTTCGGGTATTGCTGTGTGATCGGCGTGTTGATGACGTTCGTGTCCGTGATCACCGTGATTCCGCTTGCCTGTGCAACGCCGCTCGGGCGGCGAGTGCATTCGGGCTATGGTAAGAATTTGATCGACCGCAATCTCAGCCGCATTTCAGTGATCATCGACTTCGTGCTGGCTCGGTCACGCAGCGTCAGCATGATCGCAATTGCAACGACCGCGATACTTAGTTTGGTCACGTTACAGCTTCGTCCCGACGAACGTTTGACCAGCAATCTGTCGGCCGGCAGCGAAGCGACTCGGGCCCTCGCCCAGATCGACCGCGACTTTGGCGGCATGGAGACCGCCGAAGTTAGCATTGCCTGGGGGAAATCAGTTTCCGCCGGCGATCCGGAAATCGGCCAAGTCGCCGATGAAGTCAACGAAGTTCTGCGAGGTGAACCGCTGATCGGAAACCCATTGTCGATTGTCAACTTGATCGCCGCACTGCCTGGCGAAGGCAAAACGTCGGCTCGCATGTCGATGCTTGAACTATTGCCGCCGCCGCTCAAGCAGGCGTACTATCGCCCCGTCGACAATCAGGCCACGGTTCGGTTTCGATTGCAAGACTTAGGCATCGCTGCGTACGGAGAAGTCTTCGAAAGGATCGAAGTTCAGTTAGCCGAGATTCAAAGTCGCCATCCTAAATTAGAGATCACCCTTGACGGCGGTGCGGTTTGGCGGTGGAAGAATCTGTATCAAATCGTCGTCGACTTAGCGCTCAGTTTGGGCACAGCAAGCTTGATCATTTTTGGCGTCTTGTCGGTCGTTTATCGCTCGCTGCGACTGGGGCTGATTTCGATGGTGCCAAATCTTTTTCCGCTAGCCATGACGGGCAGCCTGTTGTGGCTGGTCGGTATGAATTTGGAAATTGTCAGCGTCTGTGCCTTCACAGTTTGCTTGGGCATTGCAGTCGACGACACGATCCATTTTCTGACTCGGTATCAAGAGGAAACGTCATCCGGCGAAGACGAAGCCGCCGCCATTCGCCGCGCCTTCATCGGCGTTGGCACGGCGCTGGTGATGACGACGATCGTATTGATCGTTGGTTTTGCGACCGCACTGATCAGTGATGCGCGGGACCACCGCATCTTTGCCGCGATGGGTATCCTAACGATCGGCAGCGCACTGTTCGCCGACCTCGTCTTTTTGCCAGCCATGCTGGTGCGATTCGCGAAACCCAAAAGTAACAACGAATGA
- the yidD gene encoding membrane protein insertion efficiency factor YidD has translation MIKRGLAAVFIAPIRFYQMAISPMLGPNCRFSPTCSQYTIESIRKYGVVRGIYRGTRRIMRCHPWNPGGYDPP, from the coding sequence ATGATCAAACGAGGGCTCGCCGCTGTCTTCATCGCTCCGATTCGGTTTTACCAGATGGCGATCAGCCCAATGTTGGGGCCGAACTGTCGGTTTTCGCCCACCTGCAGCCAGTACACGATCGAGTCGATTCGCAAATACGGCGTCGTGCGAGGAATCTATCGCGGCACACGCCGGATCATGCGATGCCACCCCTGGAACCCCGGCGGCTACGACCCGCCATGA
- a CDS encoding class I SAM-dependent methyltransferase, translating into MPLRPIKVPDSIKQLAYFDGAEELIDSANEAIEAFMLEDEDVIENFVNCDFHLFDQVLTWILDEHLLTGNRFLEFGSGFGVGSMLASMRGMESVGIEIEPRLVEHSTRVIEELGSDAKIYCGSFIPRGIEGLPDLASDVDHVDGEEGDVYDEIGMEVDDFDLIFAFPWPGEHSFFEAIFEASAAKGALLLTYRGREGMHLLRNE; encoded by the coding sequence ATGCCTCTGCGACCCATCAAAGTTCCCGACTCCATCAAACAACTGGCCTATTTCGATGGGGCCGAGGAGCTGATTGATTCAGCGAACGAAGCGATCGAAGCGTTCATGCTGGAAGACGAGGACGTGATTGAAAACTTCGTCAACTGTGACTTCCACTTGTTCGATCAAGTTCTGACATGGATCCTTGACGAGCATTTGCTGACCGGCAATCGTTTCCTTGAATTCGGATCCGGTTTTGGTGTCGGGTCGATGTTGGCGTCGATGCGTGGCATGGAATCGGTGGGGATCGAGATCGAGCCGCGATTGGTCGAGCACTCGACTCGCGTGATCGAAGAACTCGGCAGCGATGCAAAGATCTACTGCGGCAGCTTTATCCCCCGAGGCATCGAAGGTTTGCCGGATCTGGCCAGCGACGTGGACCATGTCGATGGTGAAGAGGGCGACGTGTACGACGAGATCGGAATGGAAGTTGACGACTTCGACCTGATCTTCGCATTCCCTTGGCCCGGCGAGCACAGCTTTTTTGAAGCCATCTTCGAGGCCAGCGCCGCCAAAGGAGCACTGCTGCTGACGTATCGCGGCAGAGAAGGAATGCACCTGCTGCGCAACGAGTAG
- the tsaE gene encoding tRNA (adenosine(37)-N6)-threonylcarbamoyltransferase complex ATPase subunit type 1 TsaE translates to MIEFQIASLEELQTFANRLAAILPTNVTIGLVGTLGAGKTSLTQAIARAIGIDSADVTSPTFTLLQSHQGTRAADSQPIKLHHLDAYRVTDDDEFIELGVEELFDEDNAWTVVEWADRVRTCLPDETLWLKLTLTSDSETRKIAAWTDDAGLTAMIGSMNR, encoded by the coding sequence ATGATCGAATTCCAAATCGCAAGTCTCGAGGAACTGCAAACCTTCGCCAATCGGTTGGCGGCTATTTTACCGACCAACGTCACGATCGGTTTGGTCGGCACGTTAGGCGCCGGCAAAACATCGCTGACCCAGGCCATCGCCCGAGCGATCGGAATCGACTCGGCCGACGTCACCAGCCCCACCTTCACATTGCTGCAGTCGCATCAAGGCACCCGAGCCGCAGACAGCCAGCCAATCAAACTGCACCATCTAGACGCCTACCGAGTCACCGACGACGACGAGTTCATCGAACTGGGCGTGGAAGAACTCTTCGACGAAGACAACGCCTGGACCGTCGTCGAATGGGCCGACCGAGTAAGAACCTGCCTGCCAGACGAAACGTTATGGTTGAAGTTGACCCTAACTTCCGACTCGGAAACCCGAAAAATCGCGGCGTGGACCGACGATGCCGGGCTCACCGCAATGATCGGGTCAATGAACCGTTAG